In a genomic window of Halobiforma lacisalsi AJ5:
- the infB gene encoding translation initiation factor IF-2, with protein sequence MSDTDTDAETDTNSDSDSRDPTSLRTPIVAVLGHVDHGKTSLLDKIRGSAVIEGEAGAITQHIGATAVPLDIVSSIAGDLVDPDDFDLPGLLFIDTPGHHSFTTLRSRGGALADIAILVVDVNDGFQPQTLEALDILRRSETPFIVAANKIDTVPGWDETEDSPINATYESQTDRVQGRLDEQLYEIIGNLSDEGFSADLYWRVQNFQRNVGVVPVSAMTGEGVPDLLAVMMGLSQRYMKEEMEIDVTGPGVGTVLEVKEEKGFGKTVDIVLYDGTIKADDKIVVGGQNDPIVTDVRALLQPRPLAEIRTESRFEKVDEVSAAAGIKVAAPELGDAMAGAPVRVVRDRDLEDVVREVEAELADIAVDTAEEGVVVKADTLGSLEAMADALEDAEVPIVRAEVGDVAPRDVSVASTADDPKQQVILGFNVDTLSEAQRRAETDDVDIFTDEVIYQLVEEYDEYVEEIEQAQQDTILENITRPARFRILPDHTFRQNDPAVVGVEVDAGTLRNNSNVVTFDGGEPERVGQIKGIQEQGEDVDEARNGDRVSVAIDGPTVGRDIEEGDRLWTEIPEKHAKILEQELTDEIPGDELEALNMYLEKQRNRDPFWGK encoded by the coding sequence ATGTCGGACACGGATACAGATGCGGAGACGGATACGAACTCGGACTCGGACTCGCGAGACCCTACATCTCTCAGAACGCCGATCGTCGCCGTCCTCGGCCACGTCGATCACGGGAAGACCAGCCTGCTAGACAAGATCCGCGGCTCGGCGGTCATCGAGGGCGAAGCCGGGGCGATCACCCAGCACATCGGGGCGACCGCGGTGCCGTTAGACATCGTCTCCTCGATCGCGGGCGATCTGGTCGATCCGGACGACTTCGACCTGCCCGGTCTCCTCTTCATCGATACGCCCGGGCACCACTCGTTCACGACGCTTCGATCCCGCGGGGGCGCGCTCGCCGACATCGCTATCCTCGTCGTCGACGTCAACGACGGCTTCCAGCCCCAGACGCTCGAGGCGCTTGACATCCTCCGTCGGTCGGAGACGCCGTTCATCGTTGCGGCCAACAAGATCGACACGGTGCCGGGGTGGGACGAGACGGAGGACTCGCCGATCAACGCGACCTACGAATCCCAGACCGACCGCGTCCAGGGTCGACTCGACGAACAGCTCTACGAGATCATCGGGAACCTCTCGGACGAAGGCTTCTCCGCCGACCTCTACTGGCGCGTCCAGAACTTCCAGCGCAACGTCGGCGTCGTTCCCGTCTCCGCGATGACCGGCGAGGGCGTGCCGGACCTGCTCGCCGTCATGATGGGCCTCTCCCAGCGGTACATGAAAGAGGAGATGGAGATCGACGTCACCGGCCCCGGCGTCGGCACCGTCCTCGAGGTCAAAGAGGAGAAAGGGTTCGGAAAGACGGTCGACATCGTCCTCTACGACGGCACGATCAAGGCCGACGACAAGATCGTCGTCGGCGGACAGAACGATCCCATCGTCACCGACGTCCGCGCCCTGCTACAACCCCGGCCGCTCGCGGAGATCCGCACCGAGAGCCGGTTCGAGAAAGTCGACGAAGTCAGCGCCGCGGCCGGGATCAAGGTCGCCGCGCCCGAACTCGGCGACGCGATGGCCGGCGCGCCAGTCCGGGTCGTCCGCGACCGGGACCTCGAGGACGTCGTCCGCGAGGTCGAGGCAGAACTCGCGGATATCGCCGTCGACACCGCCGAGGAGGGTGTCGTCGTCAAGGCCGACACCCTGGGCAGCCTCGAGGCGATGGCCGACGCCCTGGAGGACGCGGAGGTGCCGATCGTCCGCGCGGAGGTCGGCGACGTCGCGCCGCGGGACGTCTCGGTCGCGTCGACCGCAGACGATCCGAAACAGCAGGTGATCCTCGGGTTCAACGTCGATACGCTCTCGGAGGCCCAGCGGCGGGCCGAGACCGACGACGTGGATATCTTCACCGACGAGGTCATCTACCAGCTCGTCGAGGAGTACGACGAGTACGTCGAGGAGATCGAGCAAGCCCAGCAGGACACCATCCTCGAGAACATCACGCGACCCGCCCGGTTCCGGATCCTCCCGGATCACACGTTCCGCCAGAACGATCCCGCGGTCGTCGGCGTCGAAGTCGACGCCGGGACCCTCCGCAACAACTCGAACGTGGTGACGTTCGACGGTGGCGAGCCCGAGCGCGTCGGCCAGATCAAGGGGATCCAGGAACAGGGAGAGGACGTCGACGAGGCCCGCAACGGCGACCGCGTCTCGGTCGCGATCGACGGCCCCACGGTCGGCCGTGACATCGAGGAAGGCGACCGGCTCTGGACCGAAATCCCCGAGAAGCACGCCAAGATCCTGGAACAGGAGCTGACGGACGAGATCCCCGGCGACGAACTCGAGGCGCTGAACATGTACCTCGAGAAGCAGCGCAATCGGGACCCGTTCTGGGGCAAATAG
- a CDS encoding GNAT family N-acetyltransferase produces MQEVEIRRATVADSERLAEVYRSAYQENRRLGFPAKAGSVTSDTVSNWIRNDRLYVASVRTEIVGGVRLEETDPDRVKLSRLGVHADWKGSGVGSRLLDHVETLARDQGFATVWLTTPGEHPYLPELYRRRGYEKTGEYPLDYRDYDEIVMEKRVGSEDRRT; encoded by the coding sequence GTGCAAGAAGTGGAAATCCGCCGGGCGACCGTCGCCGATTCGGAGCGGCTCGCGGAAGTGTATCGAAGCGCCTACCAGGAGAACCGTCGACTCGGGTTTCCCGCGAAAGCCGGATCAGTTACGTCGGATACGGTCTCGAACTGGATTCGAAACGACCGACTCTACGTCGCCAGCGTCCGGACCGAAATCGTCGGCGGCGTCCGACTCGAGGAGACGGACCCGGATCGAGTGAAACTGAGCCGTCTCGGCGTTCACGCGGACTGGAAGGGGAGCGGCGTCGGAAGCAGGTTACTGGATCACGTGGAGACGCTGGCTCGAGATCAGGGGTTCGCTACTGTCTGGCTTACTACTCCCGGGGAGCATCCGTATCTCCCCGAATTGTATCGGCGGCGCGGGTACGAAAAGACCGGAGAGTATCCGCTGGACTACCGCGATTACGACGAAATCGTCATGGAAAAGCGAGTCGGGAGCGAGGATCGCCGAACGTAG